In Leptospira kirschneri serovar Cynopteri str. 3522 CT, the sequence CAGTAATATATATAAATCTTTAACTTCCCTATTAAAGATAGGGTTCCTATTCTAGTTATCACAAATTTAATTATTTAGTAATTTATAAATTTTTAAATAATGATTCGCGCAAACTCTAAGCCTAAAAAAACATATCCGTTCAAAATAAAAAAATTTATTGTAGAAGATCCACGGTAACGGATTCCGGATTTTGATTTTGATATAATTTCATCAATAGACGGACTAATTCTTTCTTTTCGCTTTCCGTAAAACCCCTATATAAATTTCCCAGAAGAGATCTGGAAATTCCAAGTAAAACGGGACGAACAGAATCCGCTTTAGGAGTAAGTTCCAAATGAATGATCCTTTGGTCTTCCGAATCTTTTGTTCTAACTACAAGCCCTAATACTTCCAATTTATCTACAAGAGCGGTTAACGTTGATTTGTCCCGATTGATCATCTTTGCAATATCCTGCATCTGTGCCTTATTCTTTTTTACGAGCGCAAACAGAATATCCGCGTGAGAAGTCGTTAACGGACTTAAATTTTTTTCCTTTAACTCCTGATTAAGATGTTTGTGAAATTCGTCTCGGATTCTCGAGATCAAATAAATGACCATTCTAGGACTCATATTTTACCTAATTTTAAATTTATTTTTCAATCAGGCAAATTGATACAGATAGATAACCTCTCCTACCGCAGCCGCTTTTGTGGAACCTTCGGTTTCAAAAGTCATTTTCAGAGTCATTCTAGCCGTACCTCTTAGGTCCTTTAGCTCGATCAACTCCGCTTTCAGTCTCAATTTGCTTCCTACTTTTACGGGCTCTAAAAACCTAAGCTTTTCCATTCCGTAATTAATCCCCATCTTAATATTCTTTAATTCTAATATTTGAGATAAGAGATAAGGCGCCATAGATAAGGTAAGATAACCGTGAGCGATCGTTCCTCCAAAAGGAGATTCCTTAGCCGCTCTATCCGGGTCCGTATGAATCCACTGATGATCCAGGGTCGCGTCCGCAAATTTGTTCACTTGTTCCTGAGTCACAGTGTGATAATCGGAAACTCCGATCTCCTTTCCGGTATACGCTTCCAATTCTGCAAAACTGGACAATACTACCTTAGCCATGTTTTTTCTCCTTTACTCCGTTTTGTTTTTTAATTTTTCCGTAAGATGTTCAAAAATTTCAGATTCTAAAATGGACAAATCGATATTGTCCTGAAGCCCTAATGCCTTTCCGGAATAGATCGCCTTCCATACGACTTCTCCGCTATCCACTTCAATCGCTTTTACGGTGACTTCCAAAACCGAATTTCCGGATGCGGTTCCATAGTCCGTAATATCAGTAAAAACCGCCACATCACCATCGAGTTGTTTGGCGATCTGAATCCCTTTTTCTTCGTGAAACGAATTTCCGGATTCGACTTCGGAACGATATAATTTCTCCAACTTATATTTTTCTTGGATCTTACCGCCGTATCCAAGAATGGTCAGTTCTAACTTTTCATAACTTCTAGATTCAAAAAATTTCTTTTGTTCTGCATTTTGACTTTTTAACAACCAAGCAGATCGGATTCGAACCGGAAAAACTACATGACGAACTTTTTTCTCGGGAGTAAAACCTTTCCGAA encodes:
- a CDS encoding MarR family winged helix-turn-helix transcriptional regulator; this encodes MSPRMVIYLISRIRDEFHKHLNQELKEKNLSPLTTSHADILFALVKKNKAQMQDIAKMINRDKSTLTALVDKLEVLGLVVRTKDSEDQRIIHLELTPKADSVRPVLLGISRSLLGNLYRGFTESEKKELVRLLMKLYQNQNPESVTVDLLQ
- a CDS encoding MaoC family dehydratase; the protein is MAKVVLSSFAELEAYTGKEIGVSDYHTVTQEQVNKFADATLDHQWIHTDPDRAAKESPFGGTIAHGYLTLSMAPYLLSQILELKNIKMGINYGMEKLRFLEPVKVGSKLRLKAELIELKDLRGTARMTLKMTFETEGSTKAAAVGEVIYLYQFA